One uncultured Tolumonas sp. genomic window carries:
- a CDS encoding YbhB/YbcL family Raf kinase inhibitor-like protein has protein sequence MRNSIFPLLLSVGLICNVGSANAASKFQLDSTDLNNGKFAEMQVLNSFGCSGKNISPQLSWHGEPAGTKSFVVSIYDQDAPSGSGWWHWVVANIPAKMHELPQGASSDASKLPNGALQTNTDFGKPGYGGPCPPVGQTHRYTITVTALKVEKLDVTADSTGAMVGFMTNMNSLGKATKTVKYGR, from the coding sequence ATGCGTAACTCGATTTTTCCTTTGTTATTGTCGGTCGGACTGATTTGTAATGTTGGTTCAGCCAATGCGGCCTCTAAATTTCAGCTGGATAGTACAGATCTGAATAATGGTAAATTTGCAGAAATGCAGGTATTGAACAGTTTTGGTTGTAGTGGAAAAAATATTTCGCCGCAATTGAGCTGGCATGGGGAGCCTGCTGGCACCAAAAGTTTTGTCGTTAGTATTTATGATCAAGATGCCCCAAGTGGTTCAGGTTGGTGGCATTGGGTTGTCGCTAATATTCCTGCGAAGATGCATGAATTGCCACAAGGTGCGAGTAGCGATGCGAGTAAATTACCTAATGGCGCACTGCAGACCAATACTGATTTTGGAAAACCGGGTTATGGTGGGCCGTGTCCGCCTGTTGGTCAGACTCATCGATACACGATTACAGTTACGGCACTAAAAGTAGAAAAGCTGGATGTGACAGCTGATTCAACAGGTGCCATGGTGGGTTTTATGACCAACATGAATAGTCTGGGTAAGGCGACTAAAACAGTTAAATACGGTCGTTAA
- a CDS encoding ISAs1 family transposase has translation MTLIEHLTVVEETRSDINRKHDLVDVIFLVISAIMAGAEGWQDIETYGDSKAEWLFKYRPFTHGIPRRHTIARILQGIVPESLLDALLNWVNEQRTHRGKPMIAFDGKVLRGAYRHDPKQAVQLVTAYDTENGLVLSQKATPTKKGEIATVKEMLDMLNLKGAVVTLDALHCQRETLEKIRDKKAHIVVQVKNNQRKLRATVQSQFQTVFDAKKEKTVVELKEESHGRKEERYVFQLKAKLPEELVEKWPTIRSIIAVERHRVVNDKGTVDTSYYVSSLSPKHKLLGHYIRQHWRIENSQHYILDVVFNEDASRIVMDDAVEHMALFRRFVLNILKQNECGAPSQRNKLKKAGWNDDYRAQLFFG, from the coding sequence ATGACGTTGATTGAACATCTTACTGTTGTTGAAGAAACACGCTCTGATATTAACCGAAAACACGATCTGGTTGATGTCATCTTTCTTGTTATCAGTGCAATTATGGCTGGTGCAGAAGGTTGGCAAGATATTGAAACATATGGTGATTCTAAAGCTGAATGGCTATTTAAATATCGTCCATTCACACATGGTATCCCGCGTCGCCATACTATTGCTCGCATATTGCAGGGGATTGTCCCGGAAAGCTTACTGGATGCGTTGCTCAATTGGGTAAATGAGCAACGCACCCATCGTGGCAAACCCATGATTGCTTTTGATGGTAAGGTTCTCCGTGGCGCTTATCGCCATGATCCTAAGCAAGCCGTCCAGCTTGTGACCGCTTATGATACCGAAAATGGGTTAGTACTAAGCCAAAAAGCCACGCCGACAAAGAAGGGCGAAATTGCTACAGTCAAAGAGATGTTGGATATGTTGAACCTGAAAGGCGCGGTTGTGACCTTGGATGCGCTGCATTGCCAACGGGAAACACTGGAAAAAATCAGGGACAAGAAAGCGCATATCGTGGTGCAGGTTAAAAATAACCAGCGCAAATTACGGGCGACAGTACAATCTCAATTTCAGACCGTCTTTGACGCAAAAAAAGAGAAAACCGTTGTTGAGCTCAAAGAAGAAAGCCATGGCCGAAAAGAAGAACGTTATGTCTTTCAATTAAAAGCAAAATTACCCGAAGAGCTCGTGGAGAAGTGGCCGACAATCCGCAGCATTATTGCTGTAGAGCGACATCGGGTAGTCAATGACAAGGGAACGGTAGACACCTCTTATTATGTCAGTTCGTTATCACCGAAACACAAGCTTCTGGGTCACTATATCCGGCAACATTGGCGTATAGAAAACAGCCAGCACTACATTCTGGACGTCGTTTTCAATGAGGATGCCTCGCGAATTGTAATGGATGATGCAGTTGAACACATGGCGCTATTCCGAAGGTTTGTGCTGAACATACTTAAGCAAAATGAATGCGGTGCGCCAAGCCAACGAAATAAACTGAAGAAAGCAGGTTGGAATGATGATTATCGAGCTCAATTGTTCTTTGGTTAA
- a CDS encoding helix-turn-helix transcriptional regulator yields the protein MAWDPHLLSEHNRQLTYTEKNTISVWPIRKIEPVFQQSLEKALTALSDETRVPVNIARHQLHEVLIWLAHYGVCFQPREITTISGKIRQLVARDPAYKWTAPHFASLMAMSEATLRRRLVAEQGSLMELISDVRMNFALTLLQSTDYPVSQIAQDVGYESQSKFAMRFRKRFGFSPMMVREKSKRI from the coding sequence ATGGCATGGGATCCTCATTTACTGTCTGAGCATAATCGACAGTTAACCTATACAGAAAAAAATACAATTAGCGTGTGGCCCATTCGGAAGATTGAGCCTGTGTTTCAACAATCACTGGAAAAAGCATTAACCGCTTTATCAGATGAAACCCGTGTTCCTGTGAATATTGCCAGGCATCAATTACATGAAGTTTTAATTTGGCTGGCACATTATGGTGTTTGCTTTCAGCCCCGCGAAATTACGACGATTTCTGGCAAAATCCGCCAGTTGGTTGCTCGTGATCCTGCATATAAATGGACGGCTCCTCATTTTGCGAGCCTGATGGCGATGAGTGAGGCAACACTACGTCGTCGGCTGGTTGCAGAACAAGGCTCGCTAATGGAATTAATAAGCGATGTTCGTATGAATTTCGCGCTCACTTTATTACAGTCAACGGATTACCCTGTATCCCAAATTGCTCAGGATGTGGGATATGAATCGCAGTCAAAATTTGCCATGCGTTTTCGTAAACGGTTTGGTTTTTCACCCATGATGGTAAGAGAAAAATCCAAAAGGATATGA
- a CDS encoding MFS transporter codes for MEETRTIASSKSSDTRFRVLGAISMSHFLNDMLQSLIFAIYPLLKGNYDLNFTQIGLLTLTYQLTASILQPMVGFYTDKHPKPYSLVVGMGSTCAGLLLLSQAHTFPLLLLAASMVGLGSSIFHPESSRVARMASGGRHGLAQSIFQVGGNAGTATGPLLAAIVIFPLGQGSLAWFSLAALLAMFILWKVGNWYSQQHRSQKTHIAPKTSSLSHGRIALALGVLLLLITSKYLYLASLTNYYTFYLMHHFGLDAQAAQYHLFIFLFAVAAGTVLGGPIGDKIGRKRVIWFSILGVAPFTLALPHADLLWTSILSFVIGFILASAFSAILVYAQELVPGRIGTISGLFFGFAFGVAGIGAALMGQLADRYGIEFVYQICGWLPLMGVITALLPSLHKR; via the coding sequence ATGGAAGAGACCCGAACTATTGCTAGCAGTAAATCGAGTGATACCCGTTTTCGCGTATTAGGTGCTATCAGCATGTCGCATTTTCTGAATGACATGCTGCAATCATTGATTTTTGCTATCTACCCGCTCTTGAAGGGCAATTACGACCTGAATTTTACGCAAATTGGCCTTTTGACACTGACTTATCAGCTAACCGCATCCATTTTACAACCCATGGTTGGCTTTTATACCGATAAACACCCGAAACCTTATTCGTTAGTGGTGGGCATGGGGTCAACATGTGCGGGGCTATTATTACTAAGTCAGGCGCACACGTTTCCGCTGCTGCTGCTGGCTGCATCCATGGTAGGGCTGGGCTCTTCCATTTTTCACCCGGAATCGTCGCGGGTTGCCCGTATGGCTTCTGGTGGCAGACATGGTTTGGCACAATCGATTTTTCAGGTTGGTGGCAACGCAGGCACAGCGACCGGCCCACTTCTAGCAGCAATCGTGATTTTCCCATTGGGTCAGGGGAGTCTGGCTTGGTTCTCTCTGGCTGCATTACTGGCAATGTTCATTTTGTGGAAGGTGGGAAACTGGTATAGCCAGCAACATCGCAGCCAGAAAACGCATATTGCACCCAAAACATCTTCATTATCCCACGGTAGAATTGCTCTGGCGTTGGGTGTGTTGCTGTTGCTCATTACCTCAAAATATCTCTATTTGGCGAGTCTGACGAACTATTACACTTTCTATCTGATGCACCATTTCGGTTTAGATGCACAGGCTGCACAATATCATCTGTTTATCTTTCTTTTTGCTGTCGCTGCCGGCACGGTGCTTGGTGGCCCTATTGGCGACAAGATCGGGCGCAAAAGAGTGATTTGGTTTTCCATCCTCGGGGTTGCGCCTTTTACGCTGGCCTTACCGCATGCAGATTTGCTTTGGACATCGATCTTATCTTTTGTGATTGGGTTTATTTTGGCGTCAGCATTTTCCGCGATATTGGTTTACGCGCAAGAATTGGTACCAGGCAGAATTGGAACGATTTCGGGCCTGTTTTTTGGTTTTGCCTTTGGTGTAGCCGGTATTGGCGCTGCATTGATGGGGCAGTTAGCCGATCGCTATGGCATCGAATTTGTTTATCAGATATGCGGCTGGTTGCCCCTCATGGGGGTGATTACGGCATTGTTACCTTCATTACATAAACGCTGA
- a CDS encoding thioredoxin family protein: MKNIKVLGTGCSNCKTTVRLIDEIAKENGVEIQLEKVEEIRDIMSYGVMATPGVVIDGEVVHSGGVPSKEKIQKWFTAK; this comes from the coding sequence ATGAAGAATATCAAGGTACTCGGAACTGGATGCAGCAACTGTAAAACCACTGTAAGACTGATTGATGAGATAGCAAAAGAAAATGGTGTTGAAATTCAATTAGAAAAGGTGGAAGAAATCCGTGACATTATGAGTTATGGCGTCATGGCAACACCTGGCGTCGTCATTGATGGTGAAGTAGTGCATTCAGGTGGCGTTCCATCAAAAGAGAAAATCCAGAAATGGTTTACGGCAAAATAA
- a CDS encoding DUF2703 domain-containing protein — protein MKVLPIVWQRLVTADGETCERCGNTYLEMVHAVEILRQELHPLGIEPVLRTKTISENEFKAHPEESNRIWIGNKALEEWLDAKAGESQCCAACGDANCRTLQLDAVEYEAIPQQLILKAALKAAAMLL, from the coding sequence ATGAAAGTATTACCAATCGTTTGGCAGCGACTGGTTACTGCCGATGGTGAAACCTGTGAACGCTGTGGGAATACCTATTTGGAAATGGTTCATGCGGTTGAAATATTACGGCAAGAACTGCATCCATTAGGCATTGAGCCGGTTTTACGTACGAAGACTATCTCAGAAAATGAGTTTAAAGCTCATCCGGAAGAATCAAACCGGATCTGGATCGGCAATAAAGCGCTGGAAGAGTGGCTTGATGCCAAAGCAGGCGAAAGTCAGTGTTGTGCTGCTTGCGGGGATGCCAATTGCCGCACATTACAACTGGACGCTGTCGAATATGAGGCTATTCCGCAGCAGCTTATATTAAAGGCTGCATTAAAGGCCGCAGCGATGCTGTTGTGA
- a CDS encoding aminoimidazole riboside kinase: MARVWVTGDAVVDLIPNGETNYLKCPGGAPANVAVAISRLGGDSAFFGRVGQDPLGRFMKQVLQDEGVDTHYMQLDKEHRTSTVIVDLDDHGERSFTFMVKPSADQFLQPQDVPAFQKGEWLHVCSIALANEPSRSTTLAAMKAIKAAGGYVSFDPNLREEVWLNPADLKPVVLQAVALADVVKFSDDELLFLTEQADLQTALSWLNEQYNLPLVVITQGKKGALVIHNNEQQLVTGKPVNPVDTTGAGDAFVGGLLAGLVASDNWQDNENLLSIIRQANACGALATTAKGAMTALPTATQLVEYLA; the protein is encoded by the coding sequence ATGGCAAGAGTATGGGTAACCGGCGATGCGGTTGTTGATTTGATCCCGAATGGCGAAACCAACTATCTGAAATGCCCTGGTGGTGCACCTGCCAATGTGGCTGTCGCTATTTCCCGTCTTGGCGGAGACAGTGCTTTTTTTGGCCGCGTTGGTCAGGATCCATTGGGTCGTTTTATGAAACAAGTATTACAAGACGAAGGTGTTGATACCCATTACATGCAGCTGGATAAAGAGCACCGTACATCCACCGTTATTGTTGACTTAGATGATCATGGCGAACGTAGTTTTACTTTTATGGTGAAACCAAGTGCCGATCAATTTCTGCAACCACAAGATGTACCGGCATTTCAGAAAGGCGAATGGCTGCATGTCTGCTCAATTGCGCTAGCTAATGAACCATCACGTTCAACGACACTCGCAGCAATGAAAGCGATCAAAGCTGCTGGTGGTTATGTTTCATTTGATCCGAATCTGCGTGAAGAAGTCTGGCTGAACCCTGCTGATTTAAAACCGGTAGTACTACAAGCCGTTGCGCTGGCCGATGTGGTGAAATTCTCTGATGATGAATTACTGTTCCTGACTGAACAAGCAGATTTGCAGACAGCACTGAGTTGGCTGAATGAGCAATACAACCTGCCATTGGTTGTGATCACGCAAGGGAAAAAAGGCGCATTAGTCATTCATAACAATGAACAACAGCTTGTAACTGGGAAACCTGTTAATCCGGTTGATACTACTGGTGCTGGCGATGCGTTTGTTGGCGGCTTACTGGCTGGGCTGGTTGCTTCTGATAACTGGCAAGACAACGAGAATTTGTTATCGATCATCCGTCAGGCTAATGCCTGCGGTGCATTAGCAACGACAGCGAAAGGTGCTATGACAGCATTACCTACCGCAACCCAATTGGTTGAATATTTAGCTTAA
- a CDS encoding sugar ABC transporter substrate-binding protein yields MKKTLLGLCVASAFVAQASHALELKAWVIDGDSEKPFFQQLEENFNAKYKDQNITVDVVPIPGYNSAIQAAALSGELPDVIMVDGPNMANYVWTKLLQPMDGLLDKSIVADLLPSVKEQGIYGPDQKIYMVSPYDSSVLLWGNKKYLKEAGVRIPTGIKDAWDDKEFTDALAKLAKVKGVQWPLDMKLNYDGEWYTYGFAPFIQSRGADLIDRKTWKAEGTLDSPSAIAALTELQIWSKNGWIVPATAGDNRFYGDKSAALAWVGNWMWRAHKTGLGKDLVLIPAPKLAGKSVSPNGGWGWAVPAKTKHTAEVAKFLNFALSTEQVAKYADITGYIPARKSSVALSEIYRPGGEGALFVEQAQSAAMVRPVHPAYPVISTSFGKAVQHILQGADVKSELQKAATTIDEDIEDNSGYPPFNK; encoded by the coding sequence ATGAAAAAAACCTTACTTGGATTATGTGTTGCCAGTGCCTTTGTCGCGCAGGCAAGTCATGCGCTGGAACTGAAAGCATGGGTTATCGATGGTGATTCTGAAAAACCATTTTTCCAGCAATTGGAAGAAAACTTTAATGCGAAATACAAAGATCAGAACATTACCGTCGATGTAGTACCTATTCCCGGTTACAACAGTGCGATTCAAGCAGCTGCACTTTCCGGTGAGTTGCCTGACGTGATCATGGTGGATGGTCCGAATATGGCGAACTATGTCTGGACCAAACTATTACAGCCGATGGATGGTTTGCTGGATAAATCCATCGTGGCAGATTTGCTGCCATCGGTTAAAGAGCAGGGTATTTATGGCCCTGATCAGAAGATTTACATGGTCAGCCCTTATGACTCGTCTGTGTTGTTGTGGGGTAACAAAAAATATCTGAAGGAAGCGGGCGTGCGGATCCCGACCGGCATTAAAGATGCGTGGGACGATAAGGAATTCACGGATGCACTGGCGAAATTGGCCAAGGTCAAAGGGGTGCAGTGGCCGTTGGATATGAAGCTGAACTATGACGGCGAATGGTACACCTATGGGTTTGCACCTTTCATTCAGTCACGTGGTGCTGATTTGATCGATCGGAAAACATGGAAAGCAGAAGGCACGCTTGATTCTCCATCGGCTATTGCTGCACTGACTGAACTGCAGATCTGGTCAAAAAATGGTTGGATTGTACCGGCCACCGCCGGGGACAACCGCTTCTATGGCGACAAATCGGCTGCACTGGCTTGGGTGGGTAACTGGATGTGGCGTGCCCATAAAACCGGTCTGGGGAAAGATTTGGTGCTGATCCCGGCGCCAAAACTGGCAGGCAAATCGGTTTCTCCGAATGGTGGCTGGGGTTGGGCTGTACCAGCTAAAACCAAACATACGGCGGAAGTGGCCAAGTTCCTGAACTTTGCGTTATCTACGGAACAGGTCGCTAAATATGCGGACATCACCGGTTACATTCCAGCTCGGAAATCCTCGGTGGCGCTGTCTGAAATCTACCGCCCGGGTGGTGAAGGGGCTTTGTTTGTTGAACAGGCACAAAGTGCGGCGATGGTGCGTCCGGTTCACCCTGCATATCCGGTCATTTCAACCTCCTTCGGCAAGGCGGTGCAACATATTCTGCAAGGCGCTGATGTGAAAAGTGAGCTGCAGAAAGCCGCAACAACCATTGATGAAGATATCGAAGATAACAGCGGTTATCCCCCATTTAATAAATAG
- a CDS encoding sugar ABC transporter permease, translated as MRRLKNLMPELAMLMPAIVLLTIFVVVPFFMSGYLSFTNEKLIARPIATVWVGWRNYERLFTDPVFWQAVKNTFYFALLVTPFQLAISLGSALLLNSKLPLRTLFRSIALLPLLTPITVIVAIWAVLYKIPDGLFNHIYQSLLSTSQYIDWLGNVDMAMPAIVLLSAWATFPFQMLIYLAGLQEIPKDLYEAAELDGAKPFQRFLHVTLPCLRNTNIFVIIVTTIGALKLFTQVNILTHGGPNGATNTIIHYMYENGFVAQKIGYASAVSVAFFFTVTAIALLQRFLMKNE; from the coding sequence ATGCGCCGGTTGAAAAACCTGATGCCTGAATTGGCTATGCTAATGCCCGCCATAGTGTTGTTGACGATCTTCGTGGTAGTGCCGTTTTTCATGTCGGGATATTTATCCTTCACGAATGAAAAACTGATTGCCCGTCCGATAGCGACAGTATGGGTTGGATGGCGGAATTACGAACGTCTTTTTACTGATCCGGTTTTCTGGCAGGCAGTAAAAAATACATTTTACTTTGCTTTGCTGGTTACCCCATTCCAGCTGGCGATTTCACTGGGTTCAGCCTTGTTGCTGAATAGTAAATTGCCGTTGCGCACTTTATTTCGCAGCATTGCGTTGTTGCCATTATTAACCCCGATCACCGTTATTGTGGCGATCTGGGCTGTGCTTTATAAAATTCCGGACGGATTGTTTAACCATATCTATCAGTCTCTGCTTTCCACTTCGCAATATATCGACTGGCTGGGCAATGTGGATATGGCGATGCCGGCGATTGTGCTGCTGTCTGCCTGGGCTACCTTTCCATTCCAGATGCTGATCTACCTGGCTGGTTTGCAGGAGATCCCGAAAGATCTCTATGAAGCAGCGGAACTGGACGGCGCAAAACCTTTCCAGCGCTTCCTGCATGTGACCTTACCATGTCTGCGTAACACCAATATTTTCGTCATTATCGTGACCACCATTGGTGCGCTGAAACTGTTTACCCAAGTCAACATTCTGACGCACGGCGGACCCAACGGTGCCACCAACACCATCATTCATTACATGTATGAAAACGGCTTTGTGGCACAAAAAATCGGTTATGCCTCGGCAGTTTCTGTGGCGTTTTTCTTCACCGTCACGGCGATTGCGTTGCTGCAACGTTTCCTGATGAAGAACGAGTAG
- a CDS encoding carbohydrate ABC transporter permease, with amino-acid sequence MKSETVQFVPAIDETVANKGGQVMRILAGLKNVRMWCALLLSVCVLAPLMMMVTISLNPDEEQIMISMGTIKAFIPHVFSLENYREIWGDPNQPFARYLFNTLFIVFSTVFLSIVVNSSAAFALAWGQGRYRKIVIGIVVALLAIPGESLALPQLLMVSKMGIIDSYEVQILPFIGNAMALFLFYQFFTKIPKDLIDAAKVDGVSLFKTYLYIGLPISKPVIATVAILQFLEFWNSYLWPVMVTRGPEYRPLSVAMSAYFGSNQAYWGNIMAFAVSMAIPVIIFFLFIQRHFVQSITGSAVKG; translated from the coding sequence ATGAAATCAGAAACCGTTCAGTTTGTTCCCGCTATTGATGAAACCGTTGCAAACAAAGGAGGTCAGGTAATGAGAATTCTGGCCGGGTTGAAAAATGTCCGCATGTGGTGTGCGTTACTGCTGTCAGTGTGTGTGCTGGCACCGCTGATGATGATGGTGACGATCAGTCTTAACCCGGATGAAGAGCAGATCATGATCTCGATGGGTACCATTAAGGCATTTATCCCGCATGTGTTTTCGCTAGAAAATTACCGTGAGATCTGGGGCGATCCGAACCAGCCGTTTGCCCGCTATTTGTTTAATACCTTATTCATTGTCTTCTCCACCGTGTTTCTGTCGATTGTGGTGAACTCATCGGCGGCTTTTGCGCTGGCTTGGGGGCAGGGTAGATATCGTAAAATCGTGATTGGTATTGTAGTCGCACTGCTGGCGATCCCGGGGGAAAGTCTGGCGCTGCCGCAACTGCTGATGGTGAGCAAGATGGGCATCATCGACAGCTATGAGGTGCAGATCCTGCCGTTTATCGGTAATGCAATGGCTCTGTTTTTGTTCTATCAGTTTTTTACCAAAATTCCCAAAGATCTGATTGATGCCGCCAAAGTGGATGGTGTCAGCCTGTTCAAAACCTATCTCTATATCGGTTTGCCGATTTCCAAACCAGTGATTGCGACTGTGGCTATCTTGCAGTTCCTGGAATTCTGGAACAGCTATCTGTGGCCGGTCATGGTGACCCGTGGTCCGGAATATCGTCCGTTGTCGGTGGCGATGTCCGCTTATTTCGGCAGTAATCAGGCTTACTGGGGCAACATCATGGCGTTTGCGGTTTCGATGGCAATCCCGGTCATTATCTTCTTCTTATTTATTCAGCGGCATTTCGTCCAGAGCATTACTGGCAGTGCGGTAAAAGGTTAA
- a CDS encoding glycoside hydrolase family 32 protein — MLAEKYYRPLVHFTPPYGWLNDPNGLVYRNGEYHLFYQYHPHDSVWGPMHWGHAVSRDLLAWTHLPIALAPDALGVCFSGTAMVDKGDKSGLFGGKDGLLAYYTITADNVPFNQSQGLAYSNDNGRHWAKYAGNPVVENPGFEDFRDPKVFWHEQTQAWIMLTTVGQQIAIYRSADAKTWLFSSFFGEDHGAHDERAWECPDLFEISIEGSKKTRWVLIVGVQRGAYSGGSGSQYFVGHFDGEQFINDNAADTVLWLDYGRDFYATQTWSDIPAADGRRIGISWMSNWLYANQVPTQSWRSAMTMPQELTLKNTPDGLRLCHAFIRELEALCQHQVTATDKTQATPGAVFSFDWSEAHRLQFSLDLKDNSSLVLQPMNEMVFTFTVQKGQLTVRCQRHGQIGVTEFDEHFPHDFTVALGANRPLKADLLLDRCSVELLLDDGRYAITNLVFPTEGPAQQCVATLRSGEVIIRDLHRHDLAQVIA, encoded by the coding sequence ATGTTAGCAGAAAAATATTATCGCCCACTGGTTCACTTTACTCCGCCGTATGGCTGGCTGAATGATCCGAATGGCTTGGTCTATCGGAATGGCGAATACCACTTGTTTTACCAATATCACCCACATGACAGCGTGTGGGGGCCGATGCATTGGGGACACGCCGTAAGCCGTGATTTGTTAGCGTGGACACATCTGCCGATCGCGCTGGCACCGGATGCGCTGGGTGTTTGTTTTTCCGGCACGGCGATGGTAGACAAAGGTGATAAATCCGGGCTGTTTGGCGGCAAAGACGGCTTGTTGGCGTATTACACCATTACTGCGGATAACGTGCCCTTTAATCAAAGTCAGGGGCTGGCTTACAGTAATGACAATGGTCGCCACTGGGCTAAATATGCTGGCAATCCGGTTGTCGAGAATCCCGGATTTGAGGACTTTCGTGATCCAAAAGTATTCTGGCACGAGCAAACGCAAGCCTGGATCATGCTGACCACCGTCGGTCAGCAGATCGCAATTTACCGCTCCGCTGATGCGAAAACCTGGCTGTTCAGTTCTTTCTTTGGTGAAGACCATGGCGCACATGATGAACGGGCGTGGGAATGCCCGGATCTGTTTGAAATCAGCATCGAAGGCAGTAAGAAAACCCGCTGGGTGCTGATTGTTGGGGTACAACGCGGCGCCTACTCCGGTGGTTCAGGCTCGCAGTATTTTGTCGGTCATTTTGATGGTGAGCAATTCATCAATGACAACGCGGCTGATACGGTGCTGTGGCTGGATTATGGCCGTGATTTTTATGCTACCCAGACCTGGTCGGATATTCCGGCGGCAGATGGCCGTCGGATCGGCATCAGTTGGATGAGTAACTGGCTTTATGCCAATCAAGTGCCGACGCAGAGCTGGCGTTCCGCAATGACGATGCCGCAAGAGTTGACGCTGAAAAACACGCCTGACGGGCTGCGGTTGTGTCATGCGTTTATTCGTGAGTTAGAAGCGCTTTGTCAGCATCAGGTGACTGCCACAGATAAAACACAGGCAACACCGGGGGCAGTATTTAGTTTTGACTGGTCTGAAGCCCATCGCCTGCAGTTTTCGCTAGATTTGAAAGACAACAGTTCGCTGGTGTTACAGCCAATGAATGAAATGGTTTTTACTTTCACGGTGCAGAAAGGGCAGCTGACAGTGCGTTGCCAGCGTCACGGACAAATCGGCGTTACAGAATTTGATGAGCATTTCCCGCACGATTTTACGGTCGCGTTAGGCGCAAACCGACCACTGAAAGCAGATCTGTTGCTTGATCGTTGTTCTGTGGAGTTGCTCCTGGATGACGGACGTTATGCCATCACTAATCTGGTATTCCCGACAGAAGGCCCGGCGCAGCAATGTGTTGCCACGCTGCGCTCCGGTGAAGTGATTATCCGTGATCTGCACAGACATGATCTGGCTCAAGTGATTGCATAA
- the ugpC gene encoding sn-glycerol-3-phosphate ABC transporter ATP-binding protein UgpC, which yields MADLKLNKVVKRFGEVQTIHGVDLDIKHGEFVVFVGPSGCGKSTLLRMIAGLETISDGEVVIDEQTVNDVSPSDRGIAMVFQSYALYPHMTVRENMSFGLRLAKKSKAEIEQRVSEASRILKLDHLLDRLPKQLSGGQRQRVAIGRTIVRNPKVFLFDEPLSNLDAELRVQMRVEISKLHEQLGNTMVYVTHDQVEAMTMADKIVVLRDGRVEQVGAPLELYHNPQNQFVAGFIGSPRMNFLNAKVLKTEKNTVWLQLSGGEEFCLQTDHPVVAGDVLLLGIRPEHLLVDTTGDVGISLKVDVVEALGGTTFAYTQYAGEDQVVVVTDGGHIIPRGKTLPVSFQLEHVHLFDTETGLSLLQQKKSPQVAKMLATV from the coding sequence ATGGCTGATTTAAAACTGAATAAAGTTGTTAAACGTTTTGGCGAAGTACAGACGATTCATGGCGTGGATCTGGATATCAAACACGGTGAGTTTGTGGTGTTCGTTGGTCCGTCAGGCTGTGGTAAATCAACGCTGTTACGCATGATTGCCGGTCTGGAAACTATCTCTGACGGAGAAGTCGTCATTGATGAGCAGACCGTAAATGATGTCTCGCCATCGGATCGCGGTATCGCGATGGTGTTCCAGTCTTATGCGCTTTATCCGCACATGACAGTGCGGGAGAATATGAGTTTTGGGTTGCGTCTGGCAAAGAAAAGCAAAGCCGAGATTGAACAACGTGTGAGCGAAGCGTCCCGCATCCTGAAACTGGACCATCTGCTGGATCGGCTGCCAAAGCAGCTTTCCGGTGGTCAACGTCAGCGTGTGGCGATTGGCCGTACTATTGTGCGTAACCCGAAGGTATTCCTGTTTGATGAGCCGTTGTCGAATCTGGATGCGGAATTGCGCGTGCAAATGCGGGTTGAGATTTCCAAGCTGCATGAACAGCTGGGTAACACCATGGTTTATGTGACGCACGATCAGGTCGAAGCCATGACCATGGCTGATAAGATTGTCGTGTTACGTGATGGCCGTGTTGAGCAGGTGGGAGCACCGCTGGAGCTGTATCACAACCCGCAAAACCAGTTTGTGGCTGGGTTTATTGGTTCTCCGCGTATGAATTTTCTGAATGCGAAAGTGCTGAAAACCGAAAAAAACACAGTATGGCTGCAACTATCCGGTGGCGAAGAATTTTGTCTGCAAACAGATCATCCGGTTGTTGCCGGTGATGTGCTGTTACTTGGCATTCGTCCGGAGCATTTGCTGGTGGATACGACAGGGGATGTCGGCATTTCTCTGAAAGTTGATGTGGTTGAAGCATTAGGGGGCACAACCTTTGCGTATACCCAGTATGCCGGTGAAGATCAGGTTGTTGTCGTAACCGATGGTGGCCATATTATTCCACGCGGTAAAACCCTGCCGGTCAGTTTCCAGCTGGAGCATGTGCATCTGTTTGATACCGAAACAGGTCTAAGTTTATTGCAACAGAAAAAGTCGCCGCAAGTAGCGAAAATGCTGGCAACAGTGTGA